The sequence below is a genomic window from Longimicrobium sp..
ACCCAGGAGAGCGCGGCCTTGGGGTACAGCAGGCGGTGGATCTCCGCGCCGAACGCCGAGTTGTTGTCCATCCGCAGCGCGCCCGTCAGGTACAGGCGGTTGCGGAAGCCGAACTGCTGCTGGGCGAACAGCCCCAGCGACTTCTGCTGGGTGAAGGCGTTGCTGGCGTCGCGCGTCTGCGCCGAGCCGATCAGCGTAACGTCGGGCGCCCCCAGGCCCACGCCCGAGGCGAACAGCGTCTCGTACTGCTTGTTGACCACGTTCACGCCGAACGACGTCGTGGACTCGACCGCGTCCGTGAGGTCGTTGACCACGCTGCCGGCGTAGTCCAGCGTGTAGAAGTGGTTGCGCGGCGCCCGCTGCGCCGTGAGCCCCGACGGCGAGTCGGTGGAGCCCGGCTCCGAAATGATCTGCGCGAGGTTCGAGGCGAAGTCCACTCCCACCGTCAGGCGGTTGCGGAACCATTCCCACGGGCGGTAGTTGGCCGTGATCCCCAGCGTCAGGCGGTCGGTGTTCGTGAGGTTGTTGTATTCGTTGGCCTGGTACGGAGCCAGCCCGGCCCACCCGCTGCGCAGGGGGTCGGCGTTGGTGGCCACGCGTCCGGGGCGTCCGCGCACCGCGCTCAGCAGCAGGCCGTTGCCGGACTCGTCGCCCACCGGCAGGCGCAGCCGGCCCTGGATGTAGCTGGTGTTCACCTGGAAATCCAGCTCCGAGCTGGGGTTCAGCCCGAAGTTGGCCCGCACCGAGTTGGAGCGGCTGTAGCTGTTGTAGAGAACGCCGTCTTCGTTGTTCAGGTCGCCCGCCACGTAGTACGAGTACCGGTCACCCCCGCCACGCACCGACATCGTCACCCGGTTCAGGTTGCCGTCGCGAAGCGCGTCGGGGTCGCGCAGCATCGGCCGGTCGGTGAGCACCGTGTTGCGCGGCACGCCCACGCACCCGGGCCACCCCGCCGCGTCGGCCTGCTTGACCGAGTCGCAGGTCGTGTAGTTGATGGGCAGGTCCAGCGCCAGGTCGCTGCGGCCCGCCTCGAACTTGAAGCCCCACTGGGGGCGCTGCTGGCCGCGTCCGCCCCGCTTGGTGATGATCTGGATGACGCCGCTGGCCGCCTCGGCCCCGTACAGGGTGGACGCCGCGGGCCCCTTGATCACCTCGATGGACTCGATGTCCTCCGGGTTCAGGAAGCTCAGCCCCGAGGTCGTCTGGAAGTTGCCGTTGGGCGTGAGTCCCGCCCCGCCCGGCGAAAAGTTGCCCAGCGACCCGATGTCGTAGCGGATCCCGTCCACGTACACCACCGGCTGGTTGCCCAGGAACGACGAGGCGCCGCGGATGCGGATGTCGGGGGCGGCGCCCGGGGTGCCGGCGTTGGGAACGATCTGCACGCCCGGGGTGCGGGCCTGCAGGATCTCGGCGACGTTGGTCACGTTGGTGACGGCCGTCACCTCTTCCACGTCCAGCTGGGTGATGGCGTTGCCCACCGTTCGCCGTGCGGTGGCGCCCGGCGTGCCGGTCACCACGATGGCATCCAGCCCCAGCGTGGCCGGGGCAAGCGCCAGGTCGGCGCGCACCGTTTCGCCCGCGGACACCGACACCGAGGCTTCGCCGGCCTGGTAGCCCAGCCGCGTGGCCCGCACCTGCACCCGGCCCGCGGACACCTCCGACAGCGTGAACTCGCCGGCGGCGTTGGTCACCGTGCTGCGGCCGCCGCCCGCCACCGTCGCGCCCGCCAGGGGCTGGCGGTTGCCGGATTCTACGACGGTGCCGCGGATGGTGCCGCCCTGCGCGGCCAGCGACGGCGCGGCGGCGCACAGCAGCCCCACGGCCGCGGCCAGCCTCAGCCAGCCCTTCCGTTGGATGGGAAAGCCCATCTCGTCCTCCTGAAATCGTGAATTATTCGTGGATGGATCGGGAACCGGACCAGAACGAAATTCGGGGGGAGTTCTTCCTCCGGTACGGGGGTGGGGCGCGCCCGGAACCGCGGCCCGCCCGTTCGCATGATGCGGCGGGGCGGCGACCGCGTTGCGCGCGGATGCGAAGCGTCCGTCACGTGCGCGAGGGAGCCTGGCGGCCCCCAGGCCCGATCGCCAGCCGAGTTGATGGTGGACAGGATACGCCGCCCGGGCCTCGCTGACAAGACAAAAGTTACGAAATCGTAATCGGGAGGATGGCACGCCTGAGCGCTGCTCGACGGTCGGCGTGCACACGATGGCGCGTCACGGGTGGCCGGGGGCGGTGCGCACCGGGCGTGTCAGCCCGGTGCCGAGCGGGTGGCGCGGCGGAAGCGACACGGGGAGGCGTCCGCCGATGGCCGCTTCGCCCGCCAGGGCGCGGGCGGCGGCGCGCTGGCTGACCTCCGCGCCGCCCCACGCCAGCAGGTACGCGGGAACGGCGGGAAACGCCTCCACCAGGTAGGGGCTGCCGAACGACACCGCCACCACCGGGCGCCCCGCCGTGGCCAGCGACTGCACCAGCGCGGGAAATCCGCCCCGCGCGCCCACGGTTCCGCTGTGTTCGCGCGGCATCACGTACGCCGACGCCACCACCACGTCCGCCGAGTCGGCCAGCGCGCGCAGGCGGGCGTACTCGTCCGCGGGCGTGCGGTCGTCCACGCGGGCGCTGGCCACCGTCCACCCGCCCGCCGCCAGCTCGCGGTCGAATGCGCGCCCGGCCATGATGTCCGACGGCTGCGCGTAGGTGATGGACAGCACCCGCCTACCCGGCGCCAGGGGCACCTGTCCCGCTTCGTCGCGGACCAGGGTGATGGACCGCTCGGCCACCGCCTGCGCCAGCTCGCCGTGCGGGCGCGCCCCCACGACCGCTTCCACGCTGTCCAGCTCGGTCGTCCGCCGCCGGTGAAGCCCGGCGCGGGCCTTGGCGGCGAGGATGCGGCGCACGGAGCCGTCCAGCCGCTCCGGGGTGACGCGGCCGGCCTGTACGGCGGCGACCACGGCGTCCACCGCCTCGCGGGGGTCGATGGGCTGCAGCAGCACGTCGGCGCCAGCCTCCATCGCCAGCAGCAGGGGCTCGCGCTGGCCGTAGCGCCGGATCACCGCGCCCATGTTCATGGCGTCGGTGAACACCAGCCCGCCGAACCCCAGGTCGCGGCGAAGCAGGTCGCGGGTGATGGCGGGCGACAGCGAGGCCGGGGCCGCCTCCGGGCCCTCG
It includes:
- a CDS encoding SusC/RagA family TonB-linked outer membrane protein, which produces MGFPIQRKGWLRLAAAVGLLCAAAPSLAAQGGTIRGTVVESGNRQPLAGATVAGGGRSTVTNAAGEFTLSEVSAGRVQVRATRLGYQAGEASVSVSAGETVRADLALAPATLGLDAIVVTGTPGATARRTVGNAITQLDVEEVTAVTNVTNVAEILQARTPGVQIVPNAGTPGAAPDIRIRGASSFLGNQPVVYVDGIRYDIGSLGNFSPGGAGLTPNGNFQTTSGLSFLNPEDIESIEVIKGPAASTLYGAEAASGVIQIITKRGGRGQQRPQWGFKFEAGRSDLALDLPINYTTCDSVKQADAAGWPGCVGVPRNTVLTDRPMLRDPDALRDGNLNRVTMSVRGGGDRYSYYVAGDLNNEDGVLYNSYSRSNSVRANFGLNPSSELDFQVNTSYIQGRLRLPVGDESGNGLLLSAVRGRPGRVATNADPLRSGWAGLAPYQANEYNNLTNTDRLTLGITANYRPWEWFRNRLTVGVDFASNLAQIISEPGSTDSPSGLTAQRAPRNHFYTLDYAGSVVNDLTDAVESTTSFGVNVVNKQYETLFASGVGLGAPDVTLIGSAQTRDASNAFTQQKSLGLFAQQQFGFRNRLYLTGALRMDNNSAFGAEIHRLLYPKAALSWVLSDEPGLAPVFERIHASSFKFRTAWGQAGRAPDPYSATQTFTINTVALGTGSTVTTGSALRTSSYGNPDLKPERGSELEIGFDAAFLDDRVGIDFTHYNKRMVDVIVAQAIPGSSGFASSRFYNLGETLNTGIELGLNATPVDLRNFRWESRLNLSTNRNELVSFGDTAKKFENVFSSYASNIDAAQRHAPGYPLAGFWGRFPELDANGNVKFNAAGNAVVLEADPRYIGPALPTREIGFSNSVTLFRYLRLYGLLDYKGGNYVFNFKEFGRCNSNLNCAVVNDATVGDTAKLLARTNRSQYVERADFIKLRDLSLTYTVPGSLLSRTHTGMRDVSVTLAGHNLALWTDYSGIDPEVNTAANRLFARTDAYSMPMNRRVSVAVNLSF
- a CDS encoding glycoside hydrolase family 3 protein; this translates as MPMIRLPSVLLLLTLGCAPAASPPTAASPPTAAPVQAPSAAADGLDAEQQAWVDSTLASLTLRQKAGQVVFGWTGGEYVAADSPEMDRLLEMVERDGIGGLVISMGLPHSYAAKLNALQRRAPVPLLVTTDMENGPGMRLAGGYALPSLLPLGGGTSFPPVMALGAIGSDSLAYQVGRVIGREARAVGVHLTFGPVLDVNSNPLNPIINVRSFGENAGEVARLASAMSRGIRSAGLLSAGKHFPGHGDTEADTHIGFAAIRADRARLDSVELVPFRAAVRAGMDGMMVAHISMTGLEGPEAAPASLSPAITRDLLRRDLGFGGLVFTDAMNMGAVIRRYGQREPLLLAMEAGADVLLQPIDPREAVDAVVAAVQAGRVTPERLDGSVRRILAAKARAGLHRRRTTELDSVEAVVGARPHGELAQAVAERSITLVRDEAGQVPLAPGRRVLSITYAQPSDIMAGRAFDRELAAGGWTVASARVDDRTPADEYARLRALADSADVVVASAYVMPREHSGTVGARGGFPALVQSLATAGRPVVAVSFGSPYLVEAFPAVPAYLLAWGGAEVSQRAAARALAGEAAIGGRLPVSLPPRHPLGTGLTRPVRTAPGHP